One stretch of Amycolatopsis tolypomycina DNA includes these proteins:
- a CDS encoding Gfo/Idh/MocA family protein gives MRLGLAGTGRIGTAHAETLKGFEEVGSVVVADVDPARAQSAAAKLGVESVSLDELFAAGLDGLVVTAATDAHPGLIIAAVDAGIPVFCEKPVAADIPGTLAVIDRIGASDVPVQIGFQRRFDAGYAAARAAVASGELGWLHTLRATTFDPAPPPAEYVAHSGGLFRDCGVHDFDIIRWVSGREVEEVYAIGSNRGEQFFVDAGDVDTAAATLTLDDGTLATVSMTRYNGAGYDVRLDVLGSVSGVVVGLDDRAPLRSVEPGVAPLPGPAYPGFMERFRAAYTTELRAFLDVVAGRAPSPCGAADALEAFYIAEACEVSRRERRPVKLAEVRR, from the coding sequence ATGAGGTTGGGACTGGCGGGCACCGGCCGGATCGGCACCGCGCACGCGGAGACGCTGAAGGGCTTCGAGGAGGTCGGATCGGTCGTCGTGGCCGACGTCGACCCGGCGCGGGCTCAGTCGGCCGCCGCGAAGCTCGGCGTCGAGTCGGTATCCCTCGACGAGCTGTTCGCCGCGGGGTTGGACGGTCTGGTCGTCACGGCGGCCACCGACGCGCACCCCGGCCTGATCATCGCGGCGGTCGACGCGGGCATCCCGGTGTTCTGCGAGAAGCCGGTGGCCGCGGACATCCCGGGCACCCTGGCGGTGATCGACCGGATCGGCGCGTCGGACGTCCCCGTCCAGATCGGCTTCCAGCGCCGCTTCGACGCGGGCTACGCGGCGGCGCGGGCGGCGGTCGCGTCCGGTGAGCTGGGCTGGCTGCACACGCTGCGCGCGACGACGTTCGACCCGGCACCCCCGCCGGCGGAGTACGTCGCCCACTCGGGTGGGTTGTTCCGCGACTGCGGCGTCCACGACTTCGACATCATTCGCTGGGTCAGCGGCCGGGAGGTCGAGGAGGTGTACGCGATCGGCTCGAACCGCGGCGAGCAGTTCTTCGTCGACGCGGGCGACGTCGACACGGCGGCGGCGACGCTCACCTTGGACGACGGAACCCTGGCGACGGTGTCGATGACCCGCTACAACGGCGCGGGCTACGACGTGCGCCTGGACGTGCTGGGCTCGGTGTCGGGCGTGGTGGTCGGGCTGGACGACCGGGCGCCGCTGCGGTCGGTGGAGCCGGGGGTGGCGCCGCTGCCGGGGCCGGCATACCCGGGTTTCATGGAGCGCTTCCGCGCGGCCTACACGACGGAGCTGCGCGCGTTCCTGGACGTCGTCGCGGGCCGGGCGCCATCGCCGTGTGGAGCGGCGGACGCCTTGGAGGCGTTCTACATCGCGGAGGCTTGCGAGGTTTCCCGCCGGGAACGGCGTCCGGTGAAGCTGGCGGAGGTCCGCCGGTAG
- a CDS encoding GNAT family N-acetyltransferase produces MITLTPLDEAALARLLEAAVAGADPLEVMPPVDGPPGWTPTRREAFLAFHRARSLNPATAVERTWVIDADGTAVGAARLEPHGDAVEAGIWLSRDARGRGIGKQVTALLLAEARKSGAARFIASTTAGNHGARALLSGTGAALTAEGDEVAAELRLGGAAAAGRE; encoded by the coding sequence ATGATCACGCTGACGCCGTTGGACGAGGCCGCCTTGGCGCGGCTGCTCGAAGCCGCCGTGGCCGGGGCCGATCCGCTGGAGGTCATGCCCCCGGTCGACGGTCCGCCCGGCTGGACGCCCACCCGCCGGGAGGCGTTCCTGGCGTTCCACCGCGCCCGGTCCCTGAACCCGGCGACGGCGGTGGAACGCACGTGGGTGATCGACGCCGACGGCACGGCGGTGGGCGCGGCCCGCCTGGAGCCCCACGGCGACGCGGTCGAGGCGGGCATCTGGCTGTCCCGCGACGCCCGCGGCCGCGGGATCGGCAAGCAGGTGACGGCGTTGCTGCTGGCCGAAGCCCGCAAAAGCGGCGCGGCGAGGTTCATCGCCTCGACGACGGCGGGCAACCACGGCGCCCGCGCCCTGCTGTCCGGCACGGGCGCGGCGCTCACCGCCGAGGGGGACGAGGTCGCCGCGGAGCTCCGGCTCGGCGGGGCTGCCGCGGCTGGTCGTGAGTGA